The following coding sequences lie in one Syngnathoides biaculeatus isolate LvHL_M chromosome 16, ASM1980259v1, whole genome shotgun sequence genomic window:
- the rfx1a gene encoding MHC class II regulatory factor RFX1a isoform X5 has product MHVEKDQLPAATSYNQVQQQLTPVQVQHVYTNQVQYVEGGDANYTTSTIRSGTFPYTDTAMYTQTTSGQYYEGQPSSGSQASTPGTPLTVSVTTGTTGAVSMFVAQPSSATGAAATVVSSGGSANGSGDGAGTNGGATGSYVIQGGYMLGSSSSSSSSGGSAGNSQSYSHTARTSPATVSITEGEESSVPSADKKVQWLLDNYETAEGVSLPRSTLYCHYLLHCQEQKLEPVNAASFGKLIRSVFMGLRTRRLGTRGNSKYHYYGLRIKAGSSLLRLMEDQQHLAMRQQPFSQKQRLKPVHKVEGMTNGTASGAGQQQLQQHGSGQVDISTQVQQYQQFLDATRTLPEFPDIDLQGKPPPEGIELDHIKSFQLLYREHCEAILDVMVNLQFTLVETLWKSFWRFSQSQAGDATLAVHDESEKRLPKSCLVLLCKYDPVLRWSRDCDNSLYQGLVEILIPDVLRPIPSALTQAIRNFAKSLESWLTNAMMNIPEEMVRIKVTSANAFAQTLRRYTSLNHLAQAARAVLQNTAQINQMLSDLNRVDFANVQEQASWVCRCEDRVVQRLEQDFKVTLQQQNSLEQWAAWLDGVVSQVLKPHQHSPTFPKAAKLFLLKWSFYSSMVIRDLTLRSAASFGSFHLIRLLYDEYMYYLIEHRVAQAKGETPIAVMGEFASLGRGLNMLDGDKEEEEEEEEESDEESQELSLPADAVVLGDESLEPPAKLARTDQRVLFTAGPADN; this is encoded by the exons ATGCATGTGGAGAAAGACCAGCTGCCTGCTGCTACCAGCTACAACCAA GTCCAACAGCAGCTTACACCAGTGCAGGTCCAACATGTGTACACTAATCAGGTGCAGTATGTGGAAGGAGGAGATGCCAACTACACCACCAGCACTAT TCGTTCCGGCACCTTCCCCTATACTGACACAGCCATGTACACCCAGACCACCTCTGGCCAGTATTACGAAGGTCAGCCAAGCTCAGGCTCACAGGCCTCCACCCCCGGTACGCCTCTAACAGTCTCAGTGACCACTGGCACAACAGGAGCCGTGTCCATGTTTGTGGCACAGCCTAGCAGTGCAACGGGGGCAGCGGCCACTGTGGTATCCTCAGGTGGTTCTGCAAATGGGTCAGGGGATGGGGCGGGCACTAATGGTGGTGCCACAGGAAGTTACGTGATCCAGGGGGGTTACATGttgggcagcagcagcagcagcagtagcagcGGCGGGTCAGCTGGCAACAGCCAGAGCTACTCCCACACCGCCCGCACCTCCCCGGCCACTGTGAGTATAACAGAGGGCGAGGAGAGTAGCGTGCCGTCGGCAGACAAGAAG GTACAGTGGTTGCTGGACAACTACGAGACTGCCGAAGGCGTCAGTCTGCCACGCTCGACCCTCTACTGCCACTACCTGCTACACTGTCAGGAGCAGAAGCTCGAGCCTGTTAATGCCGCCTCTTTCGGGAAACTCATTCGCTCCGTTTTCATGGGACTACGTACACGGCGCCTCGGCACACG GGGCAATTCTAAATACCATTATTATGGTCTGAGAATCAAGGCAGGCTCTTCTCTTCTCCGCCTAATGGAAGATCAGCAGCATCTGGCTATGAGACAGCAGCCCTTCTCTCAAAAACAAAG GTTGAAGCCCGTGCATAAAGTGGAGGGAATGACCAATGGGACAGCTTCGGGAGCAGGACAGCAGCAACTTCAACAACACGGTTCTGGACAGGTGGACATCAGCACTCAGGTTCAACAGTACCAGCAGTTCCTTG atGCAACCAGAACACTGCCAGAGTTCCCAGATATTGACCTCCAGGGGAAGCCCCCACCTGAGGGTATTGAACTGGATCATATAAAGAGCTTTCAGCTGCTCTACAGAGAACACTGTGAG GCCATACTGGATGTGATGGTCAATTTACAATTTACCCTGGTGGAAACCCTATGGAAAAGCTTCTGGAGGTTCAGTCAGAGTCAAGCTGGAGATGCCACACTGGCTGT TCACGATGAATCGGAAAAGCGTCTCCCAAAATCCTGCCTGGTGCTGCTGTGCAAGTATGACCCGGTGCTCCGTTGGAGCCGTGACTGTGACAACAGCCTATATCAGGGCCTGGTGGAGATCCTCATCCCTGACGTCCTCAGGCCAATACCCA GTGCCTTAACTCAAGCCATCCGGAACTTTGCCAAAAGCCTGGAAAGCTGGCTGACCAATGCAATGATGAACATCCCTGAGGAAATGGTTCGCATCAAG GTAACATCAGCCAATGCATTTGCCCAGACACTGCGACGCTACACCAGTCTTAACCACCTGGCCCAGGCGGCCCGTGCTGTCCTCCAGAACACGGCCCAGATCAACCAAATGCTCTCTGACCTCAATCGTGTTGACTTTGCTAACGTTCAG GAGCAGGCTTCCTGGGTGTGCCGCTGTGAAGATCGCGTCGTCCAACGACTTGAGCAGGACTTTAAGGTGACACTCCAACAGCAGAACTCCTTGGAGCAGTGGGCTGCCTGGCTTGATGGCGTGGTTTCCCAGGTGTTAAAACCCCACCAACACAGTCCTACCTTCCCCAAGGCTGCTAAGCTGTTCCTGCTCAAGTGGTCCTTTTATAG TTCCATGGTGATTCGGGACCTGACACTGCGGAGCGCTGCCAGTTTTGGCTCCTTTCACCTGATCCGCCTTCTGTACGACGAGTACATGTACTACCTGATAGAGCACAGAGTAGCCCAGGCTAAAGGCGAGACCCCCATTGCTGTCATGGGAGAG TTTGCCAGTTTGGGACGAGGTCTAAACATGCTGGACGGTGACAAAG aagaagaagaggaggaggaggaggaaagcgacGAGGAAAGTCAGGAGCTGTCCTTACCTGCAGATGCCGTTGTGTTAGGTGATGAGTCTCTGGAGCCTCCCGCCAAGCTGGCCAGAACAGACCAGAGGGTCCTCTTCACTGCAGGACCGGCTGATAACTAA
- the rfx1a gene encoding MHC class II regulatory factor RFX1a isoform X6 — protein sequence MATSGYVGEIQPAAPSQGTVVTSGQPDASSTPASAPQFLAEIQTTVVTPTVVTPTAQTPPTEQATSISTQKPSAGSQTQAAPQTQPAQTHYVTAEIQGSPTQSGNGQSAPQYIVVTVTEGSLHSSDSVSDSNSPPTVVQTGVPTQVVQQVQTSQQRSVVQATSQIAKTEASTQLSVTSLQPVHLSPEVQQQLTPVQVQHVYTNQVQYVEGGDANYTTSTIRSGTFPYTDTAMYTQTTSGQYYEGQPSSGSQASTPGTPLTVSVTTGTTGAVSMFVAQPSSATGAAATVVSSGGSANGSGDGAGTNGGATGSYVIQGGYMLGSSSSSSSSGGSAGNSQSYSHTARTSPATVQWLLDNYETAEGVSLPRSTLYCHYLLHCQEQKLEPVNAASFGKLIRSVFMGLRTRRLGTRGNSKYHYYGLRIKAGSSLLRLMEDQQHLAMRQQPFSQKQRLKPVHKVEGMTNGTASGAGQQQLQQHGSGQVDISTQVQQYQQFLDATRTLPEFPDIDLQGKPPPEGIELDHIKSFQLLYREHCEAILDVMVNLQFTLVETLWKSFWRFSQSQAGDATLAVHDESEKRLPKSCLVLLCKYDPVLRWSRDCDNSLYQGLVEILIPDVLRPIPSALTQAIRNFAKSLESWLTNAMMNIPEEMVRIKVTSANAFAQTLRRYTSLNHLAQAARAVLQNTAQINQMLSDLNRVDFANVQEQASWVCRCEDRVVQRLEQDFKVTLQQQNSLEQWAAWLDGVVSQVLKPHQHSPTFPKAAKLFLLKWSFYSSMVIRDLTLRSAASFGSFHLIRLLYDEYMYYLIEHRVAQAKGETPIAVMGEFASLGRGLNMLDGDKEEEEEEEEESDEESQELSLPADAVVLGDESLEPPAKLARTDQRVLFTAGPADN from the exons ATGGCTACCTCGGGCTACGTCGGCGAGATCCAGCCTGCAGCCCCATCTCAAGGGACTGTTGTCACATCTGGACAGCCCGATGCTAGCTCCACTCCTGCATCAGCCCCTCAGTTCCTGGCTGAGATTCAGACCACGGTGGTTACCCCAACCGTTGTCACCCCGACAGCTCAGACTCCGCCCACTGAACAAGCCACTTCCATCAGCACTCAGAAGCCGAGTGCCGGCAGTCAAACCCAGGCCGCACCTCAAACCCAGCCCGCACAGACACATTATGTAACAGCAGAAATCCAAGGCTCCCCCACACAGTCTGGAAACGGCCAAAGTGCTCCTCAGTACATCGTTGTTACAGTTACAG AGGGCTCTCTCCACTCAAGCGACAGTGTATCCGACTCGAATTCCCCTCCAACTGTCGTGCAGACAGGAGTGCCCACGCAGGTCGTTCAACAGGTCCAAACTTCTCAGCAG AGGTCTGTGGTCCAGGCCACCTCTCAGATAGCTAAGACGGAGGCCAGCACGCAGCTCAGCGTCACCAGTCTACAGCCTGTTCATCTCAGCCCAGAG GTCCAACAGCAGCTTACACCAGTGCAGGTCCAACATGTGTACACTAATCAGGTGCAGTATGTGGAAGGAGGAGATGCCAACTACACCACCAGCACTAT TCGTTCCGGCACCTTCCCCTATACTGACACAGCCATGTACACCCAGACCACCTCTGGCCAGTATTACGAAGGTCAGCCAAGCTCAGGCTCACAGGCCTCCACCCCCGGTACGCCTCTAACAGTCTCAGTGACCACTGGCACAACAGGAGCCGTGTCCATGTTTGTGGCACAGCCTAGCAGTGCAACGGGGGCAGCGGCCACTGTGGTATCCTCAGGTGGTTCTGCAAATGGGTCAGGGGATGGGGCGGGCACTAATGGTGGTGCCACAGGAAGTTACGTGATCCAGGGGGGTTACATGttgggcagcagcagcagcagcagtagcagcGGCGGGTCAGCTGGCAACAGCCAGAGCTACTCCCACACCGCCCGCACCTCCCCGGCCACT GTACAGTGGTTGCTGGACAACTACGAGACTGCCGAAGGCGTCAGTCTGCCACGCTCGACCCTCTACTGCCACTACCTGCTACACTGTCAGGAGCAGAAGCTCGAGCCTGTTAATGCCGCCTCTTTCGGGAAACTCATTCGCTCCGTTTTCATGGGACTACGTACACGGCGCCTCGGCACACG GGGCAATTCTAAATACCATTATTATGGTCTGAGAATCAAGGCAGGCTCTTCTCTTCTCCGCCTAATGGAAGATCAGCAGCATCTGGCTATGAGACAGCAGCCCTTCTCTCAAAAACAAAG GTTGAAGCCCGTGCATAAAGTGGAGGGAATGACCAATGGGACAGCTTCGGGAGCAGGACAGCAGCAACTTCAACAACACGGTTCTGGACAGGTGGACATCAGCACTCAGGTTCAACAGTACCAGCAGTTCCTTG atGCAACCAGAACACTGCCAGAGTTCCCAGATATTGACCTCCAGGGGAAGCCCCCACCTGAGGGTATTGAACTGGATCATATAAAGAGCTTTCAGCTGCTCTACAGAGAACACTGTGAG GCCATACTGGATGTGATGGTCAATTTACAATTTACCCTGGTGGAAACCCTATGGAAAAGCTTCTGGAGGTTCAGTCAGAGTCAAGCTGGAGATGCCACACTGGCTGT TCACGATGAATCGGAAAAGCGTCTCCCAAAATCCTGCCTGGTGCTGCTGTGCAAGTATGACCCGGTGCTCCGTTGGAGCCGTGACTGTGACAACAGCCTATATCAGGGCCTGGTGGAGATCCTCATCCCTGACGTCCTCAGGCCAATACCCA GTGCCTTAACTCAAGCCATCCGGAACTTTGCCAAAAGCCTGGAAAGCTGGCTGACCAATGCAATGATGAACATCCCTGAGGAAATGGTTCGCATCAAG GTAACATCAGCCAATGCATTTGCCCAGACACTGCGACGCTACACCAGTCTTAACCACCTGGCCCAGGCGGCCCGTGCTGTCCTCCAGAACACGGCCCAGATCAACCAAATGCTCTCTGACCTCAATCGTGTTGACTTTGCTAACGTTCAG GAGCAGGCTTCCTGGGTGTGCCGCTGTGAAGATCGCGTCGTCCAACGACTTGAGCAGGACTTTAAGGTGACACTCCAACAGCAGAACTCCTTGGAGCAGTGGGCTGCCTGGCTTGATGGCGTGGTTTCCCAGGTGTTAAAACCCCACCAACACAGTCCTACCTTCCCCAAGGCTGCTAAGCTGTTCCTGCTCAAGTGGTCCTTTTATAG TTCCATGGTGATTCGGGACCTGACACTGCGGAGCGCTGCCAGTTTTGGCTCCTTTCACCTGATCCGCCTTCTGTACGACGAGTACATGTACTACCTGATAGAGCACAGAGTAGCCCAGGCTAAAGGCGAGACCCCCATTGCTGTCATGGGAGAG TTTGCCAGTTTGGGACGAGGTCTAAACATGCTGGACGGTGACAAAG aagaagaagaggaggaggaggaggaaagcgacGAGGAAAGTCAGGAGCTGTCCTTACCTGCAGATGCCGTTGTGTTAGGTGATGAGTCTCTGGAGCCTCCCGCCAAGCTGGCCAGAACAGACCAGAGGGTCCTCTTCACTGCAGGACCGGCTGATAACTAA